Proteins encoded within one genomic window of Bradyrhizobium sp. 186:
- a CDS encoding alpha/beta hydrolase-fold protein gives MANSLCVLAGSLISVVSFTSIALAQPACVTQNMAVPPGANTTDKAAAFFIDTTGLDFKTSPPTRDPSNPNYPRATELPDGMLPPQGAEGNFIIGPTHNPAPETIAKEGVPRGATKSFTLSSKGSTIYDPGLIRDDVAGCTNSSIMTTVTAPDDKSHMIVTTSHPGVWSRAIDVYVPAQYVRGTEAPFIVVGDGGSNAYKDLATTLDNLIAQRRVPPMIAIQIGNGGQDAQGSQRGREYDAVSGTYAQFVEREVLPLVEKNADVKLTRNPDGRATMGLSSSGVAAFTMAWFYPDLYHRVLAFSPTMVNQQWPHDPSLRGGAWEYHSAWPGPATPNLIAKAGVLTPAEPPGVPLILSSPARPIRFWFFGGDQDLFYPNPTIPDGMHDWTLSNALMAKVLAEKGYHYQFLFVRNAKHVDRPTIAQTLPSALEWVWKGYPIP, from the coding sequence ATGGCCAATTCATTGTGCGTCCTCGCAGGGTCGCTGATTTCCGTCGTCTCCTTCACCTCGATCGCGCTGGCACAGCCAGCCTGCGTGACCCAGAACATGGCCGTCCCGCCCGGCGCCAACACCACTGACAAGGCAGCTGCTTTCTTCATCGACACGACGGGACTCGACTTCAAGACGTCGCCGCCGACCCGCGATCCCTCGAACCCCAATTATCCGCGCGCGACCGAGCTGCCTGACGGCATGCTGCCGCCCCAGGGCGCCGAGGGCAATTTCATCATCGGTCCGACTCACAATCCCGCGCCGGAGACCATCGCGAAAGAGGGCGTGCCGCGTGGGGCGACGAAGTCGTTCACGCTCTCGTCGAAAGGCAGCACGATCTATGATCCCGGCCTGATCCGCGACGACGTCGCCGGTTGCACCAACTCCTCGATCATGACGACCGTCACCGCGCCGGACGACAAGTCGCACATGATCGTCACCACCAGTCATCCCGGCGTCTGGTCGCGCGCCATCGACGTCTACGTGCCGGCGCAATATGTCCGCGGCACCGAGGCGCCGTTCATCGTGGTCGGCGACGGCGGCTCCAATGCCTACAAGGATCTCGCCACGACGCTCGACAATCTGATCGCGCAGCGCCGCGTGCCGCCGATGATTGCGATCCAGATCGGCAATGGCGGACAGGATGCGCAGGGCAGCCAGCGCGGGCGCGAATATGATGCTGTGTCGGGCACCTATGCGCAGTTCGTCGAACGCGAGGTGCTACCGCTGGTCGAGAAGAACGCCGACGTCAAGCTCACCAGGAATCCCGACGGGCGGGCGACCATGGGGCTGAGCTCGAGCGGCGTGGCAGCCTTCACCATGGCATGGTTCTATCCCGATCTCTATCACCGCGTGCTGGCCTTCTCGCCGACCATGGTCAACCAGCAATGGCCGCACGATCCTTCGCTGCGCGGCGGCGCGTGGGAATATCACAGCGCATGGCCGGGGCCGGCCACTCCCAACCTCATCGCGAAGGCGGGCGTACTCACACCGGCCGAGCCGCCCGGCGTGCCGCTGATCCTGAGCTCACCGGCCAGGCCGATCCGCTTCTGGTTCTTCGGCGGCGACCAGGATCTGTTCTATCCAAATCCCACCATTCCCGACGGCATGCACGACTGGACCTTGTCGAACGCGCTGATGGCGAAAGTGCTGGCGGAGAAGGGCTACCACTATCAGTTCCTGTTCGTGCGCAACGCCAAGCATGTCGATCGGCCGACGATCGCGCAAACGCTGCCGTCGGCGCTGGAGTGGGTCTGGAAGGGCTATCCGATTCCCTAA